ACGGTTTTGTTTTGGGCAAAAGCCATGGACACCGTTAGTACGAGCGTTATCGAAAAAAAGAGTTTAGTTATGAAGGTTGTTGCGTTTATTTTAGCTTTCATTATATTGCTATAATCTTGAAAATTCAAAATTGTTTTCCTGTCTCTACTTTATTTTTGACTTTATAGGTATTAAAATCAAAAAATCAGTGAACAAAGGAAACAAAAAATTAAGAATAATTAAAATTTTATTGTAATGTAATAAAGGAAAGCAGTTGAATTATATTTCCTTTTAAATGTCTGTTTATGAGTCGTTTATGGTAAATTGTTGATTTGGGTCAATAAATTTCACATTACATTTTGACTTCGCGATGATTTTCCGTCCCCATATTTACTGACTTTTGTAACGATATAGTCAACGCTGTTAAAAATCTGGCGCGATTTCGAAGGTCATTTCTTGCTTGAAACGTGGATGAATAAAGGTAATTGAAGCCGCGTGGAGGTGTAATCTATTGGCCTTTCTGCCATAGAGATCGTCACCAACGATAGGCGTATTTAACCCACTGGGGTGCACCGCATGCATGCGAAGCTGGTGGGTTCGGCCCGTCAAGGGATAAAACCTGACCCGTGTTTGATTATTCTCTATTGCAATTTTTTCCCATTTTGTCTGCGCCGGTTTACCATAGGTGTAGCAGACCATTTGTCGGGGGCGATCATCCAGATCGACGCGAAGTGGAAGGTCGATCAAGCCGGAGGGAGCCTCGATAATACCATCAAGCAAGGCAATGTATGTTTTTTTGATGGTATGTTGTATAAATTGATCTTGAATAAATTTATGCGCCTCTTTGTTTTTGGCAACAACCAGCAGGCCGGATGTTGACATGTCCAGGCGGTGGATAATAATCGGTCCTGCACTTGGGTAGCGTTGGAGAATGCGGGTGTAGACCGAATCCTTGACATATATTCCTGGTACAGAGAGAAATTCGGCCGGTTTGTTGATGATGATGATATCTTCATCTTCGTAAATTTGGGGAAGTGTGATATCCAAGGTCGTTTCCTGCTGCATGGGATTCGGATCTACGACCAAGCCTTGCAGCATATACCCTAAAATCGGTTCACATTTTTTGCGGCATGCCGGATAGTAGTTTTTGTGCCTGCGTATTTCAGATGCAGGGGAGCAGCCCCACCAAAATTCAGCCAAAGCAATGGGGGAGAATTGGTTTTCATACGCATATTGCAGCAGTTTTGGTGCAGCGCATTCCCCCGATCCTGCAGGCGGAGTTATATGGTCAAATTCATGGAATATATCGACGACATTCTTGTGTTGTCCGTTTGCATTATGAAAATTATATTGTTCGAAAAGCTGTTTTTGCAGATTACCTGAGCGCATTTTGCGTTCCTCTTTTAGAGCGGCAATCGTAGCAAGCAATTGTTGGAGATGGTTGCTTTCCGTTTCCAGGGCCAAATGCATGTCATATTGAAAGCGCTGAAGCTGTTGTTTGTCTTTTAAACTCTGGCTTCGCATGTCTTCCATCAATAATTCATAATCCGCATCGGACAAACTGACCTTCATTTTCGTACGGATTTCTTTTCGTTCCTTCTTTTGGATCCTTAATTTCGATTTTAACTCATCGAGGGATTTATCCCATTCGTTTTTTAAACGGCCAAGATTACGCTGCGTGTTTGCTAGCTCTTCACTGTTTTCAAGCGTTTCTATTTTGCGGTTCAGCGCATTGAGATGTACCTCTTCGTGTAGAAAAAAACTGTTTTCTTCCAACATATCGAAGATTGGCGGTACAAAATACCGGTGCTTGTTGCTTCCGGCCAGTTTCCCTGAAACGGCCGCAAGGTAGCCAAGCTCGTTCTTCGAGTTTCTGACAACCAGCACACCGAACATTTTTCCAATAGCGAGGCCCTCCACGGCGGAGTCCAGGCCAAAATTGTGGGTCCAATCGTCTTGTGTTTCGATGTAATATTGGAGTTCTTTTGCAGCGATCACGGCAAGAGGGTGCGGTTCATAACAAAATGGGAAGGTAAACCGTGTTGGAAGTTCAATTGCTGAAATATCCTGTTTGAATTTGTGAAAATATGTATTGTTGTCCATGTTGTCCGCAGCTTTCCCTCCAAATAAAGATGTCTGCAAAAATACAACATTATGTGCTTTAAATAATAGCTTGATCGATTTTTGTTTTTTTCTTTAAAATGTTTCGTTTATAAGGGACTGTTTAAGTTTTATTGCTGTCTACTAAGAACAATGTCGATGCAGCCTCGGTACATTTTTTCTGTATGGCAACGGCTTTGCAGTTATACGAACCTCAAAGCGGGTTTGTTGCAGTGTGTGGAGTTGAATGTTGTGAATTTGACTGGCTTTTTTTGGTTTTTACCGCATTTTTGGGTAAATTTAACTAAGCATTTAAAACATATAGTTAACAAAAGATTATAATATGAAAACTTCAATTGGAATTAAAGATGCGGACTTGAAAAAAGTTGCAAAGTTGCTAAATGTGCTGTTGGCAGATGAACACATTGTCTACATGAAAACGCGCAACGCGCATTGGAATGTGGAAGGTGCGGATTTTCATGCTGCTCACTTATTTTTGGAATCACAATACGATGAACTAGCTGAAGTGATCGATGAAGTAGCAGAACGTGTACGTACTTTAGGGCATTATGCAGTAGGTACCTTTGATAAATATTTGAAATTGACTCGCTTGACGGAGTCTACCTCAGAAAAGACCGACAGCCAGTCTTATTATAAGGAACTGTTGGCTGATCATGAGGCCATAGCGATGTCAATTCGCGCCGACATTTCTGTGGTCGAAGGTACAGCCGACAATGGTACAGAGGACTTTTTGGTCGGACTATTGGAAAAGCATGAAAAGATGGCCTGGATGCTTCGTGCGCATTTTGTTAAGTAAGCTGTAGAAGTTTATCCACAGGTATCGAAAAAAATCCCGCCTATCCCCATAGGTGGGATTTTTTTTTGTGTTTTGTTGTCAGCGCAGGATTAATTTTCTATCTTAAAGAGGAATTAAGCCTTCAGAAACTTTTTAACATATTACAACTATGCTTGAAGACGACAACCTAAATCAAACCACACTACATGAGGAGGAAAATGATGGTACTTTGGAGAGTATGCATCATGTGAATAATCCGGTATTGGATTTACCTAAAATTGAAAAGAAATACCTTGAAACCATAGTAGCCCACAATCAAAACGATAAGTCTTATTATTTTTCGGATGGCAAAGCCAAGGTAGAAATTAAGATCGTAACGGATGAGATCGTGAGGGTACGGCTGGCTCCGCAAGGCACTTTTTTGGAGGATTTTTCGTATGCCCTGGCCAAGAAAGATCACCGCGTTAGTATACATCAATGCAAGGAAGAAACAGATCATTATCTGGTCCATACCAATACAATTTCCTGTAAGATCAATAAGAATGATTTTTTGATTTCTTTTTCTGATCGCTCGGGTAAACTGTTTAACGCTGATTTGGCACCCATGCACTGGGAGGAGAATCCAGATTTTGGCGGCTACTATGTATATAGCACAAAAGTGGCCTTTGAAAATGAAGCTTTTTATGGACTGGGGGACAAGGCCACTAAATTGAACCTGAGAGGTAAAAGACTTAAAAACTGGAATTCAGACACTTATGCTTTTGCTTACGATCAGGATCCACTTTATAAAACTATTCCGTTTTATATTGGTTTAAAAGATGGTGAAGCCTACGGCATATTCTTCGACAATACTTTTAAAACGTATTTTGATTTTGCCGCGGAAGATCCGGGAAAAACAAGTTTTTGGTCCGAAGGAGGGGAACTGCAGTACTACTACATCCATGGTCCACATATTATCGACGTTATCCGTCGCTATCATACGCTGACAGGTACGCATTACCTGCCACCGCTGTGGGCAATTGGTTACCATCAGTGTCGCTGGAGTTATTATCCCGAAGCGAATGTCCGGAAGGTTGCTGAGGAGTTTCGGAAGCGACAGATCCCCTGTGATGCGATTTATCTTGATATCGATTACATGGAAGGATACCGTTGTTTTACCTGGAACAAGCAGTATTTTCCCAATCCTAAGAATATGATCAGCGATTTGGCCAATGATGGCTTTAAAACGGTGGTGATGATCGATCCGGGCATCAAGGTTGATGAGAACTACTGGGTGTTCAGGGAAGGAAAGGAAAATAGGTATTTCTGTCGCCGCGGGGATGATTATTTTATGGAAGGATTTGTGTGGCCGGGACGTTGTCAATTTCCTGATTTTACCAATCCGGAGGTTCGTCAATGGTGGGGCACCTTATACCAGGGGCTTGTGGAAGATGGCGTGGCTGGCTTTTGGAACGATATGAATGAACCGGCCGTATTTGGCCGCGGAACATTCCCCGACGATGTACGTCACCAATACGACGGCCATCGGGGTTCGCATCGTAAGGCACATAATATCTACGGCATGCAGATGGTCCGGGCAACCTATGATGGTTTAAAGAAATTGTATAAAAATAAACGGCCATTTACCATCACGCGAGCGGCTTATGCGGGTACGCAGCGCTATTCTTCGGTCTGGACCGGCGATAATTTGGCCAGTTGGGAACACCTCAAGTTGGGAACCTTGCAGTTACAGCGTTTGTCGACTTCGGGCATGTCCTTTTGTGGAACGGATATCGGTGGGTTTACGGGTGAACCCGACGGTGAGTTATTTACGCGATGGATGCAATTTGGTGTTTTCTCGCCCTTTATGCGTGTGCATTCCGCTGGCGATACCCGCGACCGGGAGCCTTGGAGTTTTGGGGAGGATTGGGAAAAGATCAATCGGAAATTTATCGAACTCCGTTATAAGTTGTTGCCGTATATCTATACCTGTTTTTGGGAGCAAACGAAGTATGGTTTTCCCATATTACGTCCGATTTCCATGGTCGAACAGCATATACCGACCAATTGGCAACGTGAGGAAGAATTCTGTTTTGGGGATAAAATATTGGTATCCCCGGTATTGCAGCCGGGGCAAAAAAGTAAGATTGTCTATCTGCCTGAAGGTACTTGGTTCTATTATTTCAATAATGAAACCTACGTGGGCGGTAAAGAACATACTGTTCCTACGCCGATTGATGAGATGCCGATTTTCATTCGTGGAGGATCTGTTATCCCCGAATATCCAGTGATGCAATACACTGGTGAAAAGAAGATTGAGGAGCTGCAGCTCAATGTTTACTTCGCTGAAGGTGTAACCCGTTCGTATGTGTATTCGGATCATGGCGACACCTTTGCGTATGAGCAGGATATTTATCTTGAAAAATGCTTTACCGTATCGGGGCTCAAAGAATCCCTGTCGATTAAACAGACGCAAGATGGGCTTTTTACGGAGCGATATGAGGAATATAAATTACAGTTAATCGGCTTGCCTTTTCAGGTTAAGAAGGTTAAGACCGATGGTATTGAAACAAAAGTACAAGTAGATGATAAGGGGCGGTATTGGATTAATGTCGCACGAGAATTTGATAACATATTGATAGAAGGTTAAAACATGACCAATGAAGTAATTCCGCATAGTCTATTTTCTGAATTTGATGTCGCCTTATTCCAGTCGGGTAAGCACTTCAAATTATACGAAAAGTTCGGTTCACACGAGCTGGAAGTCAATGGTGAAAAAGGCGTTTATTTTGCGGTTTGGGCTCCGAATGCAAAATCGGTCTTTGTAACCGGCAACTTCAATTTTTGGGATAAAGCGCGTCACGCGCTCTATGTGCGCTGGGATGGTAGCGGAATCTGGGAGGGATTTATTCCGGGGCTTGGCAATGGGGAGGCGTATAAGTATGTTATTGAGACTTATACTGGCGAACAACTTGAAAAAGGAGACCCCTTTGCTTTTCAGTGGGAGATCGCGCCAAAGACTGCTTCCATTGTTCATTCGACTTGGTACGAGTGGCAGGATAAGCAATGGATGCAGGAAAGGGCTGTTAAAAACAGGCTGGATCAACCATGGTCTGTCTATGAAGTGCATTTAGGATCTTGGTCGCGGGATCCCGAAAGTCCGGATACTTTGCTCAACTACCGCGAAATCGCTGTGGCGCTCGTATCCTATGTGAAGGAGATGAATTTTACCCATGTAGAATTTATGCCCCTGATGGAACATCCCTATTACCCTTCTTGGGGATACCAGATAACGGGATATTTTGCCGCGAGTTCACGCTACGGATCGGCACAAGATCTCATGTATCTGATTGAGGAGCTGCATGCCGCCGGGATAGGTGTATTGTTAGATTGGGTTCCTTCGCATTTTCCAGGTGACGCACATGGTCTTTATCGTTTTGATGGCACGAGCTTATACGAGCATGAAGATCCCCGTAAAGGGTTTCATCCCGATTGGCAATCCTATATTTTCAACTACGGACGTAATGAAGTGCGCTCTTTTTTGATCAGTAATGCATTTTATTGGTTGGATCGTTTTCATATTGATGGACTTCGGGTCGATGCGGTAGCTTCTATGCTCTATTTGGATTATAGTCGAAACGCAGGCGAGTGGATTGCCAATGAATTTGGTGGAAATGAAAATCTCGAAGCAGTACAATTTTTAAAAGAGCTGAATGAGGCCGTTTACGGACATTTCCCGCATGTGCAGACCATCGCGGAAGAATCGACTTCCTGGCCAGGTGTCAGTCGCCCAACCTATGCTGGTGGATTGGGTTTCGGAATGAAATGGATGATGGGCTGGATGCATGACACATTGGATTATTTTAAAGAGGATCCGATTAATCGCAGCTATCATCATGATCGACTGACCTTTGCGACAGTATATGCTTTCCATGAAAATTTTATGCTACCGCTGTCACATGATGAGGTTGTTTACGGAAAGCATTCATTAATTTATAAGATGCCGGGCGATGAATGGCAAAAGTTTGCCAACCTGCGGGCATTGTATCTCTTTATGTATACTTTTTCGGGAACAAAATTGCTGTTTATGGGCGGAGAATTTGGGCAAACTTCGGAGTGGAATGTAAACCAATCGCTTGATTGGCATCTTTTGGAGTTTGCGCCACATCAGGGTATGAAGCAATTTGTAGCCGACCTGAATACGGTTTATAGGAGCCAACCAAGTCTTTACCAGAAGGCTTTTGACGCCGCTGGATTTGAATGGATAGATGCTGGTGATCGCGAAAATTCAATTGTCGTCTATTGGCGAAAGGGATTTGACGCCTGGGATGATACGGTCGTTGTACTTAACTTAACGCCTGTTGTTCGGGAACATTTTCGTATTGGTTTACCTTATGCCGGTGAATGGGAAGTAGTTTTGAATTCAGACGATTTGAACTATTTTGGTTCAGGTGTACATCATCCGGCCGTCCATAGTGAGCACCTGCATTGGATGAATCAAGTGCAATCGGCACAGCTTCATTTGCCTCCGCTGGGCGGATATATTTTAAAAAGAAAGAAAGTGGTGAAGGAGGCTAATCCAATTAAACAAGGCGAGCGTATCCCTGTGTAAAATCATGTTATTAAATTTCATGCTGTAAAAGAAGAATGAACGTATTTCACTTGAGTGTAGAATGTTATCCCGTGGCCAAAGTGGGTGGCCTCGCGGATGTCGTGGGGGCACTGCCTAAATACCAAACCAAGCTGGGCTGGGAGGCAGCGGTTGTCATGCCCTGGTATGATCGTCCTTTTGTAAGGGATCATGCTTTTAGCTTAGTTCATGAAGGTACTTTTTATCAAGGATCTGAATTGCTGCGCTACGGCGTTTATAAGGAAGATCAACAGGTCCTTGGTTTTGAACTCTACCTGATTAAGATTCCAGGTAAACTCGATCGGCAGGAGGTATATTGTTATCCGGATGAAGGTGAGCAATTTATCGCCTTTCAACATGCTGTGTTGGCGTGGTTTAAGGATAAAGCGATAGTACCTGATATAGTGCATTGCCACGATCATCATGTCGGTTTGATGCCTTTTTTGATGAAGTATAGCAATGACTATAATTTTCTGGCCGACGTTAAAACGGTAGCCACCGTGCACAATGGGCAGTATCAGGGCTGGACACATTGGAGCAAAGCTATTCTGTTGCCGGCTTTCGATAGTTGGAAATGGGGATTATTGGACTGGGATGGTTTAATTAATCCGCTTGCAGCCCTCATTAAATGTTGCGATGCCTACACAACGGTCTCTGAAGGATATCTGGAAGAGCTTTATGTGGAAGCCAATGGTTTACAGCAGTTATTTTATGATGAACGGAATAAATCCGTTGGTATTGTCAATGGAATTGACTGGGAAATCTGGGATCCCAAAATTGATTATACTTTGCTGGAAAACTACGATGCTGTACAAGCTTTTGCTGGCAAGTTGAAAAATAAGGAGGCTTTGGCGAAGCAGTATAAGATCAATCCAGATCGACCATTGCTTGTTTTTATCGGCCGATTTGCAACAGAAAAGGGAGCAGATTTACTACCGGAGATAATTTTGGATTTGACGGAGAAATATCGCGATAGATTAAGTATATTTATACTGGGTGCCGGAGACCCAGTGATCCAGTCGCGAGTGAAATCACTCGTCGATGATGGAATAGATAATTTTGATGTGTTCTTTGGTTATGATGAAAATCTTGCCCATTGGCTTTATGCCAGTGCGGATTTTCTTTTAATGCCTTCCCGCGTTGAGCCCTGTGGGCTTAATCAGCTCTATGCAATGAAGTACGGTACATTGCCGATCGTGCATCGGGTGGGGGGATTAAAAGATACGGTAATCGATCTGAAAAATGATGGCTACGGTATAGGTTTTGATAGTCTGACAATCACTGAAATTAGTGCAGCGATTGTCCGGGCTATAAATTTTTACGACAGTAAAAAGCAGTTTGAGGAGAATCAACGTAAAATGATGCATTTGGATTTTTCTTGGGATAAATCTGCAGCGAAGTATATAAGTCTATATAACCAATTAATGTAATTTGATATGTCACGTCATAATGTAGTAGCTATCGTCTTGGGCGGAGGAAGGGGCTCACGTCTGTATCCATTGACCGATCAACGGTCTAAGCCAGCAGTTCCCATTGCCGGGAAATATCGCTTGGTGGACATTCCCATCTCGAATTGTCTTAATTCGGGTTTTAACAAGATTTTTGTGTTGACACAATTCAATTCTTCGTCGCTCAACTCCCACATTAAGAATACCTACAACTTTAGTATTTTTAGCAAGGGCTTTGTCGATATTCTGGCTGCTGAACAGACCAACGATGGCGACAAATGGTTCGAGGGTACGGCCGATGCCGTGCGACGATCGTTTCGGAAGCTGGCGAGTATTGATTATGACTATGTACTGATTTTATCAGGGGATCAGCTATATCAAATGGATTTTGATGCCCTGGTTGACTTCCATGTCGAAAACGAAGGCGACCTGACCATTGCCACTATACCAGTAAACGCCAAAGATGCCACCGGTTTTGGTATACTGAAATCGGATGAAAAGAATCATATTACCTCTTTTATCGAGAAGCCGAATAGCGAGCAGCTCGTAGACTGGAGTTCAGAAGTGAGCGATCATTTAAAGGGTGAGGGCAGGGAATACCTGGCTTCTATGGGTATTTATGTTTTTTCAAAAGGCGTCCTGAAACGTATGCTTGAAGAGAATCGCGGAATGGATTTTGGAAAAGAAATTATTCCCGATGCCATTGATACAAATAGAGTACTTAGCTATCAATTTGAGGGTTATTGGACAGACATTGGTACCATAGGATCTTTCTATGAAGCCAACATTGGTCTGACCGATAATATTCCGGCCTTCAATCTGTTTGATAAAAATACGGTTTTCACCCGTCCAAGGATGTTGCCGCCTTCTAAGATTTCGGGTACAACATTAATTAATTCGGTCATTTCGGATGGCTGTATTATCCAAGCGGATAAAATAGACCGTTCCGTCGTGGGTGTTCGTTCACGGATTGGTACAGGATCTGTGGTACGCGGCACCTATATGATGGGGTCAGACTATTATGAGGATCTTGTCGATATGGAGGAAGCAAAGCGCAAAAATATACCTGTGGTTGGTGTTGGCGAACGGTGTTATATTGAGAATGCTATTTTGGATAAAAATTGCCGTATCGGCAACGATGTCCGGATCAATGGTGGACCCCATTTGTTGAACGCTAATCATCCCACCTATACCATTTGTGACGGCATTGTTGTCATCAAAAAAAATGCTGTTATTCCAAACGGAACAACAATAGGATTGACAAGCCTATAAAATTTATAGAACAGGGGAGATAATATATTGTTATCATTTCATGTTATCATAAAAGTATCTTGAAAAGCTTGAAAAGCAGTTAGCTGAAGTCAAAATTTGTCTAATACCGGCAAATTAACGTCAGATGGTATTGTCTTTGCTAGAAAAGAATAGATATTATAATGAATAGTATGCGATTGATACAGATTATCTCCCTTTTTTTTATACTGGTTGTCATTGTAGGTTGTGATACCTCATTGATGGTTCAAGGTACAGGCGTCTTGCGTGATGCCTCGCGAAAATTTGAGCTTCGCCATGGCGATCGGTCAGTCGTTTATATTCCAATGCGGCATTTGGGTACGCGGGTGTACTATGATCAAATTCAGCGCGCTGTAGATTCCCTCCAACGTTCGGGCTATGTTGTTTTTTATGAAAGTATCGCTTATCAGGTGGATAGCGCGGCACAACGTGATCTATATGACCGAAAATTTAGAAAACTTACGGGAAATCGGCTCGGGCTGCAGCAATGTATTGAAATACCGGGCGATACCTCCAGGGTTCTGCGGGCGCCCATGTACCGTAAACTGGGGCAACGAATCATCAGTCAGCCCGACTATTCCTTTTTTCTGGTGAATTATGAAACGGCGGTGAATGCGGATATTCCCAAAAATAAATTGCTTGACGAGTTTGAATACCTGTATGGTACGATCAAACTGGATGATTGTGATTATAAAACACCGCTCCAAGAACCTTATTCCTGTAAACCGATCAAAGCAGCCTTAAAGAACAAATTTGATAAAGAATTTGTCATGAAAAAAAGGGAAGAAAACCTGGCATCATTAGTTGCTGACGCCCCACAGCAAAAGATTTTAATCTTATTCGGAACCTCACATTTTAAAGGCTTTTTGCGTAATTTGCAGGCTCGGGATCCCAAATGGATACAGATCAACTAATATGTTAGGAAAACTATTTATTATACTGCTTATACCAGTAACCATTTATGTTGTTTATTACCTGTTAAATCGTACGGCCAAAAACAGCAAAGCCATTAAACGTGTACTAAGCGACGAAGGAAAGGAAATTCTGGAAAAAGAAGTTGCCTATTACCGCAATCTGTCCGATGTGGATAAAATGGAATTTGAAACCCGCTGTTTAAAATTTTTGGATACAGTTAAAATTGAAGGTGTGGGCGTAGCGGTTGAGTTGAAAGATTATATGATGATTGCCGCCAGTGCAATTATCCCAATATTTGCCTTTAAGAAATGGACTTATCCCAATTTGACCAATATTATGGTTTATCCTTCCCAGTTCAATACGGCATATGAATTTGAAGGCCATGCTGACCGCAATATTATGGGGATGGTGGGTGAGGGAGCCATGAACGGACAAATGATATTGTCCAAATCGGCATTGGAGTATGGCTTTAGGAATCCAAAGGATGGACAGAATACAGCAATACACGAATTTGTACACTTGATCGATAAAACCGATGGTACCGTGGATGGCATTCCTACACATTTGATGGATAAAACTTCAGTCATTCCTTTTATGAACCTGATACGGGAAGAAATTGCCAAGATAAAGGCGAATAAATCTGATATTGATGTCTATGGCATGACCAATCCAGCCGAGTTTTTTGCAGTTGCGTCTGAATATTTCTTTGAGGACCCGGCGAAATTCAAGAGCCATCATCCTGAGCTGTATAAAGCACTTTCTGAAATTTTTGAACAAAGTTAGTTATAGATAAATAAAATTTTACTATTTTTAAGGCAAACAGAAGTTGTTTGCCTTTTTTCTGCGAGCACCCTGCTCCTGGGCTGGAAAGAAGATCATCGCTTCGCTAAAGTTTTGTTAATTATAACTGTTATGCCTAAAACTACAATTTATTCTTCTATTGCCCTGGCTTGTATGCTATTTTGCGGCAGTAATCCGGGATTTTCCCAGCAGCGTTTTGCTACAGGGACAACATTTACTGAAATGGCCGATCCGACAAAGGATACTTTATCCAACTGGTCGAATGTTAAAGCCGGCCTACATGCTTCGTTTGTATCGATAGACAAACGTTACCCCAAATCTGTCAATCCAAATCTGACAACACAACGTACGGCGACTGTAGATGCCTGGAAAGGTGAACAAGTATCGGCGCAGGTATTGTTATGGACCAGTGTTGCCACAGCGCATGTCGCTGTATCGGCAAGTGAATTAAAATCTACAACAGGCCAGGTGATTGGCAGCGATGCGGTACAAGCGCGTTTTGTTCGTTATGTCATGACTGATGAATTTGCAAGTGGCTGTGGCCACCGTAAGCCAGAAGATTTTAAAGCTTCTCTTTCGGCAGATATGTTGGATGATCTCAAAAGCTATGACCTTGAAGCGAAGAAAGTCCGTCCTGTATGGATTACTGTAAAGGTTCCCAAGGAAGCTGCCGCTGGACAATATAAAACGACAATTTCGGTTCAACAAAATGGCAAGATGAAAGAGCAATTAGAGCTGATCGTCAATGTCCAAAATCATGTGCTGCCACCATCGTCGCAGTGGACTTATCATTTGGACCAATGGCAGCATCCTTCTGCTGTGGCTCGGGTCAATAACGTGAAGATGTGGAGCGATGAACATTTTGAAGCGTTGAAGCCGACCATGAAACAGCTTGCAGCTGCAGGGCAAAAAGTGATTACCGCGACTTTAAATAAGGATGCGTGGAACGTACAGACCTATGATCCCTATGCGGATATGATC
The Sphingobacterium multivorum genome window above contains:
- a CDS encoding glycoside hydrolase family 31 protein; translated protein: MLEDDNLNQTTLHEEENDGTLESMHHVNNPVLDLPKIEKKYLETIVAHNQNDKSYYFSDGKAKVEIKIVTDEIVRVRLAPQGTFLEDFSYALAKKDHRVSIHQCKEETDHYLVHTNTISCKINKNDFLISFSDRSGKLFNADLAPMHWEENPDFGGYYVYSTKVAFENEAFYGLGDKATKLNLRGKRLKNWNSDTYAFAYDQDPLYKTIPFYIGLKDGEAYGIFFDNTFKTYFDFAAEDPGKTSFWSEGGELQYYYIHGPHIIDVIRRYHTLTGTHYLPPLWAIGYHQCRWSYYPEANVRKVAEEFRKRQIPCDAIYLDIDYMEGYRCFTWNKQYFPNPKNMISDLANDGFKTVVMIDPGIKVDENYWVFREGKENRYFCRRGDDYFMEGFVWPGRCQFPDFTNPEVRQWWGTLYQGLVEDGVAGFWNDMNEPAVFGRGTFPDDVRHQYDGHRGSHRKAHNIYGMQMVRATYDGLKKLYKNKRPFTITRAAYAGTQRYSSVWTGDNLASWEHLKLGTLQLQRLSTSGMSFCGTDIGGFTGEPDGELFTRWMQFGVFSPFMRVHSAGDTRDREPWSFGEDWEKINRKFIELRYKLLPYIYTCFWEQTKYGFPILRPISMVEQHIPTNWQREEEFCFGDKILVSPVLQPGQKSKIVYLPEGTWFYYFNNETYVGGKEHTVPTPIDEMPIFIRGGSVIPEYPVMQYTGEKKIEELQLNVYFAEGVTRSYVYSDHGDTFAYEQDIYLEKCFTVSGLKESLSIKQTQDGLFTERYEEYKLQLIGLPFQVKKVKTDGIETKVQVDDKGRYWINVAREFDNILIEG
- a CDS encoding RluA family pseudouridine synthase → MQTSLFGGKAADNMDNNTYFHKFKQDISAIELPTRFTFPFCYEPHPLAVIAAKELQYYIETQDDWTHNFGLDSAVEGLAIGKMFGVLVVRNSKNELGYLAAVSGKLAGSNKHRYFVPPIFDMLEENSFFLHEEVHLNALNRKIETLENSEELANTQRNLGRLKNEWDKSLDELKSKLRIQKKERKEIRTKMKVSLSDADYELLMEDMRSQSLKDKQQLQRFQYDMHLALETESNHLQQLLATIAALKEERKMRSGNLQKQLFEQYNFHNANGQHKNVVDIFHEFDHITPPAGSGECAAPKLLQYAYENQFSPIALAEFWWGCSPASEIRRHKNYYPACRKKCEPILGYMLQGLVVDPNPMQQETTLDITLPQIYEDEDIIIINKPAEFLSVPGIYVKDSVYTRILQRYPSAGPIIIHRLDMSTSGLLVVAKNKEAHKFIQDQFIQHTIKKTYIALLDGIIEAPSGLIDLPLRVDLDDRPRQMVCYTYGKPAQTKWEKIAIENNQTRVRFYPLTGRTHQLRMHAVHPSGLNTPIVGDDLYGRKANRLHLHAASITFIHPRFKQEMTFEIAPDF
- the glgB gene encoding 1,4-alpha-glucan branching protein GlgB, which gives rise to MTNEVIPHSLFSEFDVALFQSGKHFKLYEKFGSHELEVNGEKGVYFAVWAPNAKSVFVTGNFNFWDKARHALYVRWDGSGIWEGFIPGLGNGEAYKYVIETYTGEQLEKGDPFAFQWEIAPKTASIVHSTWYEWQDKQWMQERAVKNRLDQPWSVYEVHLGSWSRDPESPDTLLNYREIAVALVSYVKEMNFTHVEFMPLMEHPYYPSWGYQITGYFAASSRYGSAQDLMYLIEELHAAGIGVLLDWVPSHFPGDAHGLYRFDGTSLYEHEDPRKGFHPDWQSYIFNYGRNEVRSFLISNAFYWLDRFHIDGLRVDAVASMLYLDYSRNAGEWIANEFGGNENLEAVQFLKELNEAVYGHFPHVQTIAEESTSWPGVSRPTYAGGLGFGMKWMMGWMHDTLDYFKEDPINRSYHHDRLTFATVYAFHENFMLPLSHDEVVYGKHSLIYKMPGDEWQKFANLRALYLFMYTFSGTKLLFMGGEFGQTSEWNVNQSLDWHLLEFAPHQGMKQFVADLNTVYRSQPSLYQKAFDAAGFEWIDAGDRENSIVVYWRKGFDAWDDTVVVLNLTPVVREHFRIGLPYAGEWEVVLNSDDLNYFGSGVHHPAVHSEHLHWMNQVQSAQLHLPPLGGYILKRKKVVKEANPIKQGERIPV
- a CDS encoding Dps family protein, whose translation is MKTSIGIKDADLKKVAKLLNVLLADEHIVYMKTRNAHWNVEGADFHAAHLFLESQYDELAEVIDEVAERVRTLGHYAVGTFDKYLKLTRLTESTSEKTDSQSYYKELLADHEAIAMSIRADISVVEGTADNGTEDFLVGLLEKHEKMAWMLRAHFVK
- a CDS encoding glycogen synthase, yielding MNVFHLSVECYPVAKVGGLADVVGALPKYQTKLGWEAAVVMPWYDRPFVRDHAFSLVHEGTFYQGSELLRYGVYKEDQQVLGFELYLIKIPGKLDRQEVYCYPDEGEQFIAFQHAVLAWFKDKAIVPDIVHCHDHHVGLMPFLMKYSNDYNFLADVKTVATVHNGQYQGWTHWSKAILLPAFDSWKWGLLDWDGLINPLAALIKCCDAYTTVSEGYLEELYVEANGLQQLFYDERNKSVGIVNGIDWEIWDPKIDYTLLENYDAVQAFAGKLKNKEALAKQYKINPDRPLLVFIGRFATEKGADLLPEIILDLTEKYRDRLSIFILGAGDPVIQSRVKSLVDDGIDNFDVFFGYDENLAHWLYASADFLLMPSRVEPCGLNQLYAMKYGTLPIVHRVGGLKDTVIDLKNDGYGIGFDSLTITEISAAIVRAINFYDSKKQFEENQRKMMHLDFSWDKSAAKYISLYNQLM